The stretch of DNA ATCCGCTTAAGTTCATCCTGTTTATCGATGACTTGAGTTTCGAATCGGACGATGACAATTTCGGTGCACTGAAGGCAATACTGGAAGGTTCCGTTTCCGCACGTACACAAAACATCGCCATCTACGCAACAAGCAACAGAAGACACCTTGTAAAGGAAAACTTCTCGGACAGAAACGGTGACGATGTACACAGAAACGACACCGTTCAGCAGCTCATCTCACTTTCTGAACGTTTTGGTCTGAAGATCTCGTTCTCAAAGCCATTAAAGGACGAATACCTGAAGATCGTTGCCGGACTTGCGGCTCAGAACGGTCTCACAATTCCGGAAGAAAAACTCTTCGCCGAAGCCGAACAGTTCGCCCTCGCCAAGAGCGGCCGCTCCGCCCGTGCAGCAAAGCAGTTCATCGATAAGATGATTGCGGAAAATACATAAGTGTATAAGCCTTCGGCGTACTTTACGCAAAACCGTCACCTCAATCAGGTGACGGTTTTTTTCGTTTACTATATTATATGTAATGTATAATTTTTTAGAATAAAACTATTGATAATACGGACAATATGCTGTATAATAATAGAAAGTATTATCTAAGGAAACACTGATTAAATCGGAAATCCGACTTCGCCGGATTTCCGAAGGTGGGATTTACGGGGCTTCGCCCTGCCCCCCCACGCTGATTTTTGAATAGATCTGTGTTTTCATAATACATTTATGATATGAGGTATTAGATTAATGGAAAAAAGATCTTTAAATAAAAGAATACTGCTCATTACGGATATTCTTATGCCTTTTCTTGCGGTTGCTCTGGTACTCTTAGCATATTTTATCTTCTCGCCTCCGAGCAGTCACGTGCTCAAACCATCGATTGACATGATGACAGGATGGATAAGCGAAGACGGTAAGGAATATTCACTTTATGATCTTCCGGCAGGTGATAAGGTGCTTACGCGGAACATAAGCAGTATTGATAAATATAATCAGAGCTTATGCCTGAAAACCGATGACACCTGGATCGAAATTGAATTTGACGGTCAGACAGCATACCGGTATGCACCTGAACAGGCTCCAGCCTACGGGGCATCATACGGATTATATATCCACATGGTATCAATTCCGTATGACGCAAATGAGATAACGCTTAAACTTCACCCTATTTACGACGGAAGACTACCGGTCGTGTCATCAGTCTGTATTGAGGAATCATCTGTTTTCATCGCAGATATTTATCACCAGGGATCCTTCTGCTTCTTAATTTGCATGATCATGTTTGCTTTCGGCATAGTAATGTTTATAATGGGATTTACTTCCCGCGAGCTCAACGCGACAAAAATGCTGAATTTCTTCGCACTCGGATCTTTTTCAATGCTGGTGGCAATGTGGTCAGCCAATGACACTTATCTGCTTCAGACATATACCAACCATCCGGAATGTGTGAAGATGCTTGCATATATCAGTCTGGTATTTATTCCATATCCACCGGTATCATTTCTGGCAAGTGCCACACACAACAGAAATTCAAAGTTTCAGCCTGTTCTGGCAGTGATGGTCGCTGTTGATCTCGCAGCCAATATCGTACTTTCGTCGTCAGGTATAGCTGATCCTCACAGCCTGCTTTACCTTTCACATATTAACATTGCCGCTTCGATGATCATGGTCATCAACCTTATTGTAACTGCAATAAAGAAAAAAAAGACAAGTGCAATATTTGTCCGTATGACACTTATAGGTATGACTGCTGCGATAATCGGTGTTGCGACAGATATGGCGCGCTACTGGATGAACCGGGACAGCGGCGAAAGCGCAAGTACATTTACTCAGCTTGGTGTTCTTATATTTATCTTCTCAGAGGGCGTATACCTTATCAGAGAACGAGGCAGACTTGCAGTTGAACGCAAGCGTGCTGAGCTCATGGAGAAAATGGCATACACAGACGGTCTTACAGAACTGGCAAACCGTGCGGCATTTCACGAAAAGGAAAAAAATATCCGCAAAAACAAAATGCCGTGCGTTATCGTCCAGCTTGACATAAACTTTCTGAAAACTGTAAATGACGTTTACGGTCATGCAGAAGGCGACAGACATATTATCGCGGCCGCAAACTGCATCAAAGAAGGATTTTCAGGTAAAGGCATATGCTTCCGTACCGGCGGCGACGAATTTGTTGTTATTGCAGACTACGCAGAAGATAAAGCCATAGATGAAATGATCGAAACAATGACTTCATCTGCTGAAGATTACAACGAAAAGGAAAAACCACCGATTCCGCTTGCAATTGCCTACGGATATGCTCCATACGATCCGGAAAAAGATGACTTTGATGATGTCGAAAAAATCGCCGACCAGCGTATGTACGAAAACAAAAAGACAATGAAAGCTGAAAGGGAAATATAAAAAAATACTGATACAGTAAATATTTACGGCTTATTTATGATATAGGGGGAAATATATGCAGTGACACCTCATCCGGGGTGTCACTATTTTTTTCATTGTTTTTTATTTGTCCTGTTCAGGGTATTGACAAGCATCCTGTATAGATGTATAATTGTATACAATAACACAATCATACAGAAATACATCAGGAGGAAAAGGTTATGAACCACACTATGCCGAACATCAGTCTCAGCAAACGCACGAATCTGCTTGACTTTGACACTTACGAATATGAAATGCAGGAAGTTGACCGTCCTGAACTCTTCCGTGAAATGTTCCCTTATTCGGAAGTTCCGAAAGTTGCTTTCAACTACCGTCATGTACCTATGAACATGCCGGAGGAAATATATATCACTGATACTTCATTCCGTGACGGTCAGCAGTCCCGTGCGCCTTATACCTCTGCGCAGATCGTAGATCTTTATAAAATGCTGCA from Ruminococcus sp. HUN007 encodes:
- a CDS encoding GGDEF domain-containing protein, with the translated sequence MEKRSLNKRILLITDILMPFLAVALVLLAYFIFSPPSSHVLKPSIDMMTGWISEDGKEYSLYDLPAGDKVLTRNISSIDKYNQSLCLKTDDTWIEIEFDGQTAYRYAPEQAPAYGASYGLYIHMVSIPYDANEITLKLHPIYDGRLPVVSSVCIEESSVFIADIYHQGSFCFLICMIMFAFGIVMFIMGFTSRELNATKMLNFFALGSFSMLVAMWSANDTYLLQTYTNHPECVKMLAYISLVFIPYPPVSFLASATHNRNSKFQPVLAVMVAVDLAANIVLSSSGIADPHSLLYLSHINIAASMIMVINLIVTAIKKKKTSAIFVRMTLIGMTAAIIGVATDMARYWMNRDSGESASTFTQLGVLIFIFSEGVYLIRERGRLAVERKRAELMEKMAYTDGLTELANRAAFHEKEKNIRKNKMPCVIVQLDINFLKTVNDVYGHAEGDRHIIAAANCIKEGFSGKGICFRTGGDEFVVIADYAEDKAIDEMIETMTSSAEDYNEKEKPPIPLAIAYGYAPYDPEKDDFDDVEKIADQRMYENKKTMKAEREI